A genome region from Bufo gargarizans isolate SCDJY-AF-19 chromosome 2, ASM1485885v1, whole genome shotgun sequence includes the following:
- the LOC122927237 gene encoding calpain-5-like yields the protein MVVHFQDQHYDHLKKQCRQRGRPFEDPSFPASDHSLYYSRSPPRVVEWKRPQELVQSPRLFSDGGISPRDLQQGSLGNCWFVAAVSCLAGDPSIWKKVIPSPEEQDWPNSGGSSPHCGIFRFRFWRFGRWVEVVTDDRLPTSGGELIFCRPGQKGNVFWCSLLEKAYAKLIGNYEALDGGSTAEALIDFTGGVSETISLCEGNYGSDEEKKKLFKSLMKAYSRASLICAAIRPSSSQAFEEVLSSGLVTGHAYSVTAIRNINLHSGLLSLFRTHKLRLIRLRNPWGSGEWKGAWSDESDEWKKVSRREREKLGVTVNDDGEFWMSWVDFCSHFTDITLCRRVNTHLLSTQKTWKEESAFSAWKQHSDPLRDRSGGCPNYKDTYLHNPQFCFDVTLDQDNVLISLEQEDRRTQRTAGGGENLPIGFFLFKVEMNRKYRLHVTPQKVTSSTYINSRSVLVHTELPQGRYVILPTTFHPGVTGSFFLRVYTDCASHLRELKQDAPQPSCMSFLVGTPRVVTTITVHAASGLSMPGNSRDPAVYAKVHCEGKKVTSRTVKGQNPEFDLKAVFYRKHEKRPIIVQVWLSRWTRDTLLGSVSIPCPVGESNQSSVLRLQRKDVTSAGYIMVETSSSSDLTSL from the exons GAGCTTGTTCAGTCACCACGTCTGTTCTCTGATGGTGGCATCAGTCCACGGGATTTGCAGCAGGGCAGTCTGGGCAACTGCTGGTTTGTtgcagctgtttcttgtctggctGGTGATCCATCAATTTGGAAGAAG GTTATACCTTCTCCTGAAGAACAAGACTGGCCTAACTCTGGTGGAAGTTCCCCACATTGTGGAATCTTCAGGTTCCGCTTTTGGCGCTTTGGCCGTTGGGTAGAGGTTGTTACTGATGACCGTCTGCCCACATCTGGAGGGGAGCTGATATTCTGTAGGCCTGGTCAGAAGGGCAATGTGTTCTGGTGTTCGCTACTTGAGAAGGCTTATGCAAA ACTTATTGGGAATTATGAAGCCCTAGATGGAGGCAGCACGGCTGAAGCTCTCATTGACTTTACTGGTGGAGTTTCCGAGACCATCAGTCTTTGTGAAGGGAATTATGGGTCAGATGAGGAAAAAAAGAAGTTATTTAAGTCTTTGATGAAAGCCTACTCTCGGGCATCTCTCATTTGTGCGGCCATTCGG CCAAGTTCAAGTCAAGCCTTTGAAGAGGTCCTTTCCAGTGGCCTCGTAACAGGCCATGCCTACAGTGTCACCGCCATTAGGAATATAAATCTACACTCCGGACTATTGTCGCTTTTTCGGACACATAAATTGCGGCTCATTCGTTTACGAAATCCCTGGGGAAGCGGAGAGTGGAAGGGAGCCTGGAGTGATGA GTCGGATGAATGGAAGAAAGTAAGtcgaagagagagagaaaagttgggggtcactgttaacGATGATGGAGAATTCTG GATGAGTTGGGTTGACTTCTGCTCTCACTTCACTGATATTACTCTCTGCCGACGAGTCAACACTCACCTTCTGAGCACTCAGAAGACATGGAAAGAAGAATCGGCCTTTTCAGCTTGGAAGCAGCATTCTGATCCCCTGAGAGACAGGAGTGGTGGCTGTCCAAATTATAAGGACACCTACTTACACAACCCACAG TTCTGCTTTGATGTCACGTTAGACCAGGACAATGTTCTCATCTCTCTGGAGCAGGAAGACCGAAGAACCCAGCGTACAGCAGGGGGCGGCGAGAACCTGCCTATTGGATTCTTTCTTTTTAAG GTGGAGATGAATCGCAAATACCGGCTACATGTCACTCCCCAAAAAGTTACTTCTTCAACATACATAAACTCGCGCAGTGTCTTGGTTCACACTGAGCTGCCACAGGGTCGCTATGTCATCCTCCCAACCACTTTTCATCCCGGGGTGACTGGGTCCTTCTTCTTGAGGGTGTATACAGACTGCGCAAGCCACCTTAG GGAACTCAAGCAAGATGCTCCTCAGCCTTCCTGTATGTCTTTCCTGGTGGGTACTCCACGAGTGGTCACTACCATCACAGTGCATGCAGCATCAGGACTATCAATGCCAGGGAATAGCAGAG ACCCCGCTGTCTATGCTAAGGTTCACTGCGAGGGCAAAAAAGTGACCTCAAGGACAGTCAAGGGACAGAATCCAGAGTTTGACCTGAAAGCGGTATTTTACCGCAAACATGAGAAGCGACCTATAATTGTGCAG GTTTGGCTGTCTCGCTGGACCAGGGACACTTTACTGGGTAGTGTGTCAATCCCATGCCCTGTTGGAGAGTCCAACCAAAGTTCAGTCCTGAGACTACAGAGGAAAGACGTGACATCTGCAGGATACATCATGGTGGAGACGTCGAGCAGCTCAGACTTGACTTCACTCTGA